From a region of the Campylobacter showae genome:
- a CDS encoding YolD-like family protein, with amino-acid sequence MNKDRAKIFSSFNPLSTLEKALKAQEREKSEKLDLDESKIEEILNKISKLKPADKVKITYHDGQGYVSIEGLVSNVNLMDKSLTVVKTRVKFDDIYAVEVVL; translated from the coding sequence GTGAATAAGGATAGAGCCAAAATTTTTAGCTCGTTTAATCCTCTCTCAACCCTAGAAAAAGCCCTAAAAGCGCAGGAGCGAGAAAAGAGCGAAAAGCTAGACCTAGACGAGTCTAAGATAGAAGAGATCCTAAATAAAATAAGCAAACTAAAGCCCGCCGACAAAGTAAAAATCACATACCACGACGGACAGGGCTACGTGAGTATAGAGGGGCTGGTTTCAAACGTAAATTTGATGGATAAAAGCCTAACGGTAGTGAAGACGAGGGTCAAATTTGACGATATTTACGCGGTTGAGGTTGTTTTGTGA
- a CDS encoding tyrosine-type recombinase/integrase, producing the protein MELNVRKLFEVSKYDELDHGAIKRHYMCEPKKLSDDIKSCFKQIGRVKGASREKWLKASGVLVSKYCESIPKSDIEKYRSLADDFTKNNKDKGFLRFQKEIDEIIDHKLSNLYTDGANSYPEKETIKFTKGGVLVCGEFISNRIAKAIGSYALKKSKSKNSYEQLRNNAPDKNIMELLEEYLEDKRDMQNCTKSTIKEYRLAISRLKKFLDENGISLVDVKYEDAKGFQKYISNQSSKDRSNNTIGYLSKFFEYLEYRGIINKNPFFKNMLMRYRVNKYNKKRNFKDDEFIKIFSGKYKIEKELLDYIRFILHTGLRMEEFMRLDKDSFFEKNGIKLIRVKTAKQKFGNTSEDEMVLHENIHDLASYDWIDNIKRICKTKNALEHRVNRAIDKVVNSKDVSAHRLRGNFAQIIREYDACKGVSEFMPDIASVLRHASNDSNFMSNKREQLPNITNLMLRNNKSNSELIYSQSSAIKTQMHILKAFDGIPQEYFEYLKSNDLPHLKTKNSSTVKQCQKIKKNQRRIYITPAPMTCIDMI; encoded by the coding sequence GTGGAACTAAACGTAAGGAAACTATTCGAAGTAAGCAAATACGATGAGCTTGATCATGGTGCTATTAAACGGCATTATATGTGCGAGCCTAAAAAGTTGTCTGACGATATAAAAAGTTGTTTTAAGCAGATTGGTAGGGTCAAGGGAGCTTCTAGAGAAAAATGGCTTAAGGCCTCGGGGGTGCTTGTAAGTAAATATTGCGAAAGTATTCCTAAAAGCGATATCGAAAAATACCGATCTTTGGCGGATGATTTTACCAAAAATAACAAAGATAAGGGCTTTTTAAGATTCCAAAAAGAGATAGACGAAATCATAGATCACAAACTGTCAAATTTGTATACCGACGGGGCAAATTCTTATCCAGAAAAAGAAACGATAAAATTTACGAAAGGCGGTGTTTTGGTTTGCGGAGAATTTATTTCGAATCGTATCGCAAAGGCTATCGGTAGCTATGCATTAAAAAAATCTAAAAGTAAAAATAGCTATGAGCAGTTAAGGAATAATGCGCCAGATAAAAACATTATGGAATTATTGGAGGAATATTTGGAAGATAAGAGGGATATGCAGAATTGTACAAAGTCTACAATAAAAGAATATAGGCTTGCAATCAGTAGACTAAAAAAATTTTTGGATGAGAATGGGATTAGTCTTGTGGACGTGAAATATGAAGATGCTAAAGGTTTTCAAAAGTATATTTCCAACCAAAGTAGCAAGGATAGATCCAATAATACAATCGGTTATCTGTCTAAATTCTTTGAGTACTTGGAGTATAGGGGAATAATTAATAAAAATCCATTTTTTAAAAATATGCTTATGAGGTATAGAGTAAATAAATATAATAAAAAGAGGAATTTTAAGGATGATGAATTTATAAAGATTTTTTCAGGAAAATACAAGATAGAAAAAGAACTACTTGATTATATAAGATTTATTTTACATACCGGACTTCGTATGGAAGAGTTTATGAGACTAGATAAAGATAGCTTTTTTGAGAAGAATGGCATAAAGCTTATTAGAGTCAAAACTGCTAAACAAAAATTCGGAAATACCTCAGAAGACGAAATGGTCCTTCATGAAAATATTCACGACTTAGCCAGTTATGACTGGATAGACAATATAAAGCGTATTTGTAAAACTAAAAATGCTTTGGAGCATAGGGTTAATAGGGCAATAGACAAGGTTGTAAATAGTAAAGATGTTAGCGCTCATCGTTTGAGGGGGAATTTCGCTCAGATAATTCGCGAGTATGACGCTTGTAAAGGTGTTAGCGAATTTATGCCAGATATTGCTTCGGTACTAAGACATGCGTCAAACGACTCAAATTTTATGAGCAATAAACGAGAGCAATTACCAAATATAACTAATTTAATGTTGCGAAACAACAAGTCTAATTCGGAGCTTATATATTCTCAGAGTAGCGCTATAAAAACACAAATGCATATATTGAAAGCATTTGACGGCATCCCGCAGGAATATTTTGAATATCTTAAAAGTAACGACTTGCCACATCTTAAGACTAAAAATAGTAGCACCGTTAAGCAATGCCAAAAAATCAAAAAAAACCAACGCCGTATTTATATTACTCCAGCTCCGATGACTTGCATCGATATGATTTAA